The sequence below is a genomic window from Chiroxiphia lanceolata isolate bChiLan1 chromosome 8, bChiLan1.pri, whole genome shotgun sequence.
CTGGTTGCCAAATACAGGACCTTTGCCCTACGTTAATGCAATGTTCAGAAAACCAAGCTTGAGGCTTTGGAAAGAAGTATCTCTGTGTCTTCTGGGAGTAAGTGGCTAGTAACAAGTTATGCATAGCACTGCATGTTTACAGCAACTTTGTAGTTTGCTTGCATGTCACAgaggggagaggctgaggaaaaaGGCTGATTGTGTTGAAGTACAATACCAACATTGCCTGCCATTCCGAGAACTTCAAAATTTGTTTCCTCTGAAGAGGTCAGCCTGGGCTATAGGAAATGAGAAGCTCTGGCTGTAAAACCATTGTACTGTCAATAAATGATTAGTGAGGTTGAATGAAAAATGTGACACATCTGTGGCATGAAGAGGAAAGTGACTGGAGCATTTGCTCAACTCCTGCTCAGAGAATATATTGTCTATTAAACATGATCAGAGGTTTAGGGTAACTGAGAGAATAAGACCAGACACCTTTACtgacagaaaatttaaaaagaagtagtTAAACTTTCTTTTGAGCTACGTTCATGATTATGAAGGGTGCTTTGAGCTATGAATGCAACCTGTAACTTTTATGGGTTCTGTCTCAGTCACTGTAAAGTGCTTCCTGCTCATTCTGATGATGAGAAGCTGCAGAAGTTGCCAATAATCTTATTCTGATTTAGATGCAAAAAGGTTATATTAGCAGTAATAGTTCAAAAATGGTATCACTACATAACAGTTTTGATGACTTGCTGTACAGTGGGGTCAAGACAACAAGAACTTTTGAATTCATGGTTGGATTCAAAAATAAGTCTTATCAGGCAAATTTTTTAAGATATTCTCTGTTCTTGAATGTGTGCAATGCCTGGCTTCGCTTTTGTCGAAAAGCTTGCTTTTTCAAGGGAAGGAGATAAGAGGTGAAGAGTTACTTTTTACCCATGAGGTTATCACAGTcattctttcaggtttttttgtacaCTTGGGATACATCTCTGCGGTGTGTTGCAGTCATGTTCTTCAAACAGGCTACTGACAAAGTGGGGTAGCCCATTAATGACTCACCCACAAAGAACTGCTGTGCTAAAGCTTGAACTGGAAAGCATTTATGAAATACTTGTTCAGGCTTCTCTCATCCCCTGCACACTCTCCCACAGTTGCCAAAGTGTTAAATCCTATGCAATGTACAGGGAGATAGTTTCAAGCTCTGCATTATATGTGGTCACTTTTTTCTCATCATCATGTGacctttctttttatgtttttttctcctgcttccaCAGACCCTTCCTTATTTGGTAGACCATGGAGAATCCGGTCCTGTCCGATGTAATAGGTGCAAAGCTTACATGTGCCCTTTTATGCAATTCATTGAGGGTGGAAGGAGGTTCCAGTgttgtttctgcagctgtgtcACTGAGGGTAAGATTTCTTCTGGAAATCAGTCTATAGGCTCTGTTGGAAAGGTCTTTGAACAAGATGCAGGCAAATAAATCTTTATCATGTTATGATCATTTATAATGAATACTCTGCTTTAGTGTGTGTctggtcttttaaaaaaatcattataagGCGTGTTCAGTGCTCGGTTCTGAAATGATGTTCAAATTAAGTAGGTGCTTATGTATTGCAGTATTGTACCGAGTTTTTAATATGAGATTTTTGTAGCATAATGCCTGGTGGTTTggaaaactatttattttattttcttagggTATTTCATATCTACGTTTTTCTTTGATAGACTGAGATGAAGATATAGTCAGTAGCATgagttaggatttttttttcctcacaaagcCTGTTTAAACACTGCCTAGAGATGAGATTGCAGCTAACTCTGCTACATCTGAATAGGAGTGTTCAGTACAGGCCAGTAGGTTGCTCTtctaaattaatataaaatgtgCTTCCTTTTAAGCAGAATTCACAATCTGCTGCTCATAGCATGACATCTCTAGATTTGTTTTGAAGGCACAGTGGAATGTAAGGTACAACAAACCTTACAAtgatgttttcagtgtttcatttgGTAACACTGATGGCTTTTAATGGACTGTTCTTACCACTTCAGTTATGCTGTACAAGTGGTTTTACTAACCAAAATGGGGATTAGAAACGGTTAACCTTAAAAACCAGTTTTATCTGGTGATTTTCAGCCTGCGtgcattccctgtccctgctcattcAGCAGCTGTATGAATGGCTGTACCTGTAACAActgagcaaaggcagaaaagggAGGGATGCTGAGAGACTGCTGATGAAAGCAATGCTGTGAAAATACAATGTAGTTGTACCTAAAACTTGAGgacaaattttgttttctcagcaaAAAACAGTCAGGCAATTAATTTGTACCAGGTGTGTACTTGGAGAGAATAGTGATAGGTTCTTATATATAGTCTTAAtattactttttgttttgaactttTGAAACTTTGAATgtttagaataatttaaatgtgGTGTGTATGGTCATGACAGGTAACCTCATTTTATTCTCCCCTGGAGCTATAGACAGCTATAGCTGGAATACATTTTGTCACCCTGGCAGTTTGCAGGAGGGACTCTCTGTCATGGTAGTTCTTGGGGCACAATGGGAGTgctttgtttctgcagctgaCTTTTGTAGGCAAAAACTGAGTTTTAATTATTACCCATTCTATTTTCTGATGCCTCGTACCAGCACAGAAGTACTGGGCGCTGGACATTCTTAATCGACCATAAGAAGTACCCTGTCTATTCTGATAAAAGGATTAGGGCAGCCTCTGCACACAACAGTGCCTGGAGGCTTTATTCTTGTGCAgcatgggaagggaaggaaaaaaactaagtCATATAACAAAATAAGGAGCTCGGTATTTTAGTAAGCCTGATCTGAGTCAGTAATGTAATTTGTCAGCCTGTAACTTACCTCAAACTCTGTTTTAAGTCATTGTTACTACTTATATGAGATggttatatttttcctttgaactAAATCCTTCAGAATAATCCTAGAAGTGTGTTGTAGTGATGTTTCTGatatgaaatgtaaaatgaGAATGGAAAGGTGAttcaagaaaaatacaacagtGACTATACAGTGTGTCATCTGGTGCGCAAGACAACTGGAATAAGTTtatgtttttttgctttaatgatGTTCTTAAAttgcagtaatattttttaGTAATACTTGTGTGCTAGCCCAGAGTGCTAGCTAACTTCCCTGgagttttatttgaaacagcTGTTGTCATTTTGGCTCTCCAGTCACATTGTTTATCATGGGCATGTCACTGAACTTAATgacttttcttttcccagtgccACCTCACTACTTCCAGCATTTGGATCATACTGGAAAGCGAGTAGACTTCTATGACCGACCTGAGTTGTCATTGGGGTCTTATGAGTTTCTAGCAACAGTTGACTATTGCAAGGTACAGTAGTACGTGTTTATTactatatttattttgcttttaagtaaaaagcctattttctgaaaagtaaGAATGCCATGAACTGTCTGGGACTGATTTCTATCTGGCAGAGGTAATTAACAGCATTAATCCAACCCACTTTATTGTGTAAAATAACATGCTTGTCTGCTTACTTCCCAAAGCAGAGGAAGTCCTGATCACACATGacataatataattttattagagctgtctctcttttttttctggaaccaTATGAACAGCTATAGCTGCTGTTACCTTAGGAATTCTGTACAGAAGGGACTCTTGTGCAGTAGGGCAAAGGGGATTGTAGGAGAGATTCAAGATAAGCACAATAGTAACTATGCAATGTGCCACCTGTTGCCTAAGGCAGACCTTACCTATTGAACTTAATTTCAAATACAGCCACAGTGGTTAAAAGCGCAAGAATAGTGTGGAAATACATGTTGTGAGAGCAGGTTTGCCTTtaaattaaagatttaaataataattaacttctaaggaataggaaaaatatgtacaagATATTTGTTCAAACAACTtacatttctgctgaaatataTGCTCGGAAAATAGAAGTCTAAATGTTGCAACTTTGTACCAGTTGCCTTCTGATGCCTCAGCTTtactttaagagaaaaaaacaattatattCTAACagcataataataattttttattcaaacaAGATGTGATCTTCCCAGCTTTAAGAACGAAAAGGTTGCAGTTCTTGGAGAGGAAAATCTTTTGATTTATATTGGTGAAATCACCTATAATGAGACTGGTCAGATTCCAAAGTCTTGAGAACTGGCAGGAATCTTGCCTGTCTGCTTTTGTGATCCAGCCTAGTCATGTAAATGGATGATTTAGTTATAACTAGACTGTTCTTCTCTGACCAATGGTAAAATCAGTTTAGGGTATTTGATACCAGTCCATTTCAAGCACAATGTGATTACATGTCTGTTAGTTGGAAAAGAGTAGGAGAATGAGCTGAAGAAACAGGTGCTGCTCATGAGTACAAAAGTACATAAAAGCTATTAAAGTTTTGACCAGTCTTTGTCTTAGAGAGCTGTTATGTGAGCTACGTTACGTGGCAGTAATGTGATTTCATCCCCCTCTTCCACAGAATAACAAGTTTCCCAGTCCacctgctttcattttcatgaTTGATGTGTCTTACAATGCTGTGAAGAGTGGCTTAGTGAGGCTAATATGTGAAGAATTAAAGTCACTCCTAGATTACCTGCCCAGGTAGGTATATTGTGAACTACTGTAGCTGGTGAAAATGGAGGATACTgttactttttctctttaaaaaactgtagaaattaagaaattatttgataatCCTGTCAAGCTTTTCTCCAGAAAAGGACcaaacagaacatttttcttgatACCCCTGTGGGTGAAAAAGAATTTCACTTCCATTTACTTTTCCCTTACTGTGTTGGGTTATGTGTAATGGTTTCCCTTCTTACTTAGATGTGAAGGCAAGTGTGTCTCTTACAGGGAAGGCAACATGGAAGAATCAGCCATTCGAGTAGGCTTTGTCACCTACAACAAAGTGTTACACTTCTATAATGTGAAGAGCTCACTGGCACAGCCACAAATGATGGTTGTCTCAGATGTGGCAGATATGTTTGTGCCACTCCTGGATGGTTTTCTGGTGAACGTGAATGAGTCCAGGACAGTTATTACCAGGTAACATAAATTGATTTACAGTGGTTGTAGTAAAATACCTGTATGGTAGATTCAGATGTTGTGTGCTTAACTGTCGCGTTACTCACCTAGAAGTCTCtccatgtattttatttaacttccTATACTCTTTGAGATTAAGCTGGCAAAGCAGGATGGGAAAATTCATGGGCTAAGGGTGTATTTGGCTCATAGTCCAGTGTATCAGAAAACATATGTAAGGGAATTTAGTGCAGAAGGGCAtttctggggagaagggaaaacaaacacacacacaaaaaaaacccccacgcaaaacaaagccacaacaaaacacaactaGAATGATGCAGAGTGAAAGCCATAAGAATACTGAGTCACTGTCTTTAAGGCAACTTCTTAAATAATTGCAAACTGAGACAACAGTGGTGTCCAGTTTTGGTTCTGTGGAGAAAATAGAGCAAATGGGATAGAGAAGATCAAATctagaaggaaagaaactaaTTAGTAAAGTTTTTGTAAACTATTTAACGTGATACTTGAACTGTAATTAAACTATGGTGTGTAGCTAACTGTGTTTTGGGATCTAGACCTGGCACTGCATGTTTTCAGAGAAGGTTTCCAGCCTGTTTTGTAATGCATTAACAAGCCTAAATACAAACCTGTGGATTAAACCTATTAATCTTTGAATAGTACACAGGATGCTTGGCAAACAGAGGCCAATTGTCACTAGTATTTCCTAAGAATTTACTTACCTATACATATTGGGATAtattaaaagagaaggaatacAGAAGAGCTATGAGAGTAGGCATCAGTTGAGGCTATACGGCAAACACTGAGGATATGGATGAGGGAAGCCAATGAAGCAtaacaaaggatttttttcatagctGAGATGTCAAATACTGTAAAAGTTATGTAAATTTACAGACATGTTGGGGACTTCTGTTTAAACCACCTCAGTCTTGTAGATCATCAACTACAACTGTGTGGCTTTTCCAATTAAATGGAATCTtgaattcctcttttttttctttttctttgttagttTGCTGGATCAGATTCCAGAAATGTTTGCAGacacaagagaaacagaaactgTTTTTGCACCTGTAATTcaagcagggctggaggcactGAAGGTTAGTAAATGTGTTGTTATGACAAACTGCTTTCAACCCAAGTACTTTGAAGTTCATATTCTGCAAACACACACTAATAAGACAATTCTGAACCTTTTTGTAAGCTCCTTGTGGTAGATGCATTACATGTACAGAGTACTTGACTCATTCTTCACGTGGATGTACCTTCAGTTTTGTGTAGCTACCTATATGTTCTCTACccaattctttttttaagtattttttcaaaGTGCAAGACATGTGGCTTACTCTCAGTTATCTATCCGGGTTTTGCTTTAAAGAGTTTATAGaatctacaggaaaaaaaagacctcCAGCCTTAAAACCAAGTGCTGAAGTCTCTGAAGCCTCATGGAGGTGTTCTGTAATTTGGTGTCTTTCTAATCCTGTGCCTGAAATTCTGGTAGAatcttaaataaaaagagagaatgcCATTTGTTGAAGTTGTCCGCAATAATGTGCTAACCAAGTAAACCTTTCCTAAAGTTCTTCTATTCTAGTACTTCATCCAGATGAAGTTCAACATGTTTAAGTCTGACTTGTAGCTACTGATTGAAGTAATTACCTGTATGATTCTGCCCAAAAACTGTTGACAGTTTGCTCTATTTGTCTGTCATGTAAGTGATGgaatcattttggttggaaaagacctttaagatcaagtccagccattcacccagcactaccaagtccatcactaaaccatgccCTTAAGTGCCACAGCCACGCATCTTTCAAATACCTAcaagggatggtgactccaccacttccctgggcagcctgttccaatgcttgacaatcctttcagtgaagaagtttttccccatatctgatctaaacctcccctggtgcaacctgaGGCCTATTGAggcctcttgtcctattgcttgttacttgggagaagaggcgtacccccacctggctacagcctcctttcaggtagttgtagagagcgataaggtctcctgtgagcctccttttctccaggctaaacaaccccagctccctcagccgctcctcaaGGAAgactggtgctccagaccctttacAAGCTCCAtagcccttctctggacatgctaCAGCACCTCAATCtccttgtagtgaggggcccaagAGGTCAAGGTGCAGCCTTCTCAATGCTGGGTACAGGGGGATAAACCTTAAAAGTCTCTCTTAAACTCAGTTTTCTTGACAATTGTTCAatcaagaaataataaaaattactgattgattttttttacatactgCATATGTCAAAGAAAATAACCTACTAAGCATTGGCTAGTGCTGACAcagtttcagtttaaaattaatgatCTGTTGAAGCTCAGATTACAAAATTCTTTGccatttctgtgacttttttcccACAAACTCAGTAGCTGCAAATCAGGGAAGAAGGCAGTGCAACACATTTGCACAAAACCTTTTGTGTCTGGGTCCTGCTTACTGTTCTATCTCCTTGGAGCAAGTCCTTTTCTCCCTGCCATGGAACTAGCACAAATCCAGTAGAACTGGAACTTGCCTTTCTGTAACTGACCAGTAATCTGCGCTCCCTGTGTTGGACAACAGTGAAGTAACCAAGTGACAATCAGCCTGTGTGTCTGGAGGGAGTCACCCTGATGTAAAAGTGTGATGAGGATGCTTGAATGTTTGTTCTTGAATCGCAGTTTcctttacagtttttaaaaatctttctaacCTCTGTTATTGTATTCACTTTCCTGCAGGCAGCTGAATGTGCTGGCAAACTCTTCATTTTCCACACCTCTCTGCCCATCGCAGAGGCCCCAGGAAAGTTAAAGAACAGGGATGATAGGAAGCTGATCAACACAGATAAGGAGAAGGTAATAATGATTTGCATGATCCTTGCATAAGGGTGTATATTACACTCTTTATGgaataaaataactgaaacaacattttaaaaatcacaaggATAGCACATAATGTAACAGTCCCAGCTAATATCTTTTAGCATTacccttttattttccattcccAGGCCGGGCTTTGGAGACTTGACATCATAAGGGCAGCTCTGGTCTAGGAACAAGAAGAGTTAGCTCTAGATTATTATACAGGATAAAATACCGAATTAAAGTAAATGTGCTGAACTTACAATTAAAGAAGAATGTGtaataattttcataataattAACAGTTCTTCAAAGGCAGAATCAGGGAGAATTTATATGATCCTAATTTCCCTACAGAGAGACTTAAAGTATAAAATTGTATTGACTGGGATTATAAACTGtatctcactttctttttcttaccaCAAACTTCTAATCTTATCTCTGATTTCATTTCTTAGACTTTGTTTCAACCACAGACAAGCTTTTACAACAACTTGGCCAAGGACTGTGTGGCCCAGGGCTGCTGTGTGGATCTATTCCTGTTTCCAAACCAGTATTTAGATGTGGCTACACTGGGTGTAGTACCTTACCAGACAGGAGGCTCCATTTATAAGTATGCATATTTCCAGGTAGGAGTGACATTGACTCAGACTGGTATTTGAGAGAAGTAAGAATTATTGTTTagttaatatttctattttcatagTGTGAATTGTAGTGAAGAagtatttatttggaaataaatggcTACTTAAATTTCAAGATGTTCACCAAAATGATTTTGTTAGCTTTGTGTCTTTGCACAAACATCTTTGTTAATAATAAAATCCACAACAGGAAGAGCTATGCCATTACCTTTGAGCACAGTATTTTATTAGCTGGGCACTGAGCCTTGTATGATGGCTGACTTTTACAGTGAGACTGCAGGCAGTAGTATCTGGTTTTAAATGACTTAATGGTTTATGAAGCAGCTCTGATTTATGGGAATATGAAATTTCAATTACTGCTTGTTTTCTAGCTGGAGACAGACCAGGATAGGTTCCTGAATGACTTGAGAAGAGATGTCCAGAAAGAAGTGGGATTTGATGCTGTAATGAGAGTGCGCACAAGCACAGGTGGGTGTTAGCATGGATGAATCTTAACAAATTGACTACTTCAAGCATGTCCCATGGGAAGTAAGAGATTTTTccctaatttaaaatatattgagaCTAGACTATGCAAAAAGCTCTGCTAAAGCTTTGGAGTTCTAAGACTTTATTGAAACCCTGGAAAGATCCGTGCTGCAATCTGCCAGGATAACTTAGTGTCAATTCCAAAGGCTGTCtgtctttttattctgttgaaAGTTGTGGttcatgttgggttttttccacttttagGTATTCGAGCAACTGACTTTTTTGGAGCTTTCTATATGAGCAACACAACTGATGTAGAGATGGCAGGTTTGGACTGTGATAAAACAATTACAGTGGAATTCAAGCATGATGACAAATTGAGTGAAGACAGTGGTGCACTCCTTCAGGTGAGGAGGGGTAGGCTTTCTAGGAGAAAGAAGTGAGTTGGCAGTTGAACTGAATTATTAGACATTTCTTCAAGGAACTGTTTGTTCTTTCTATACCCTTGATCTTTCAACATACTTGCTCTCAGGGTGACCTAGACTGCTTCAAATTACAGTCTTATTTTCTAAGACCAGGTCCCTTAATACAACTGCTAAAATTGCTACTTGTTATCTTTCACTGACCCCAATTCTTAGCATATGCTTTTAGCTGATTGTGCAAGGCTTTTACGTAATTATCTAATTTGTTTATGCATCTGAGTCCTAACTTTTAATGAAGTATATTCAAGCCCTGCCCTTCTTATTGTAGCAGGACctcatttttctgtatgttgGCATTTTTGTCTTCTACAGTGTGCTCTGTTATATACAAGTTGTGCAGGACAGCGACGACTCCGCATTCACAACCTCTCCTTGAACTGTTGCACACAGCTTGCTGACCTCTATCGAAACTGTGAGACAGACACACTCATCAACTACTTGGCTAAGTATGGTAAGGGTAATTTTGGTAACAGGAATTGCAACCTTTAACTGCTGGTAAAATATCTGTTGTCATCCAATGATACCTGTTTATTCTTCTTACTTCAAATGTCAGGTGGAAATCCTGATACTTCAGTCAGTTAGAGGAAAGAGCATAAAGCTGTGACGATACTATTGCTGGTTAGGACGAGAGGTACAGATGGAGGTTGTAGGCTTATTCTTCATACAAGTTCTtgtctaaatatttttagtaacAGTTTGTATTGACAGCTGTCTGAATTCAtccttgcatttatttttggtCTGGTTTAATTCATTCTTTAACTGTTCCAGAATTATGCTCTGGCAATAGGAAATGGTGGCCTTTGTTTATAGATCTGGGTTAAATATCATACTCTCTTGCATTGTACCCTATTTACGTTTTCTAGTTTGCAGTAAAAGCTTAGGAATCCAACAGAGATTTAGAGCTGTGTATGTTTATTACCATTAAACAGAAACAGTCCATTTTCAGACCTTTAAAGGAGGATGGCCAGGctataaaaacagtttttatagAACCCCATGTTAAGTGTATTTTAAGTACAGGGGAGATGGAGAGTTCAAGAACATGTAATAAAACAGAGTAAATGAGCTTCTTCGGGTCTTCAAACTTGTAGGAAAGTGATGATATATTCCTATTGAAGCGGAAGGAATAAACACTTTCATAAGCAATAGTTGTTTAGATTTACTTTGTGGAAGtagtgttgggttttttgctgttcATGAGCACTCACTTGACAGCAGTCcatctctttcctcttcctgtgCAGCATATCGTGGAGTTCTGAATAGCCCAGTAAAGACTGTACGAGATGCACTGATCAACCAGTGTGCCCAGATCCTCGCTTGCTATCGAAAGAACTGTGCTAGTCCCTCTTCTGCTGGACAGGTAAACTCGGATGCTTTTGCTTGAATTCCAGGCTCAGGAATTAAAAAGGAATCATCTTCCTACTTAGCCTGCTCAAATAAAGTCAATTGCTTTGCTCAGCAGAAATTTGTAAAGAGAAGAGTCAGGAAAGTAGAGAGGCTGAAAGTAAAACTATAGCTGAGAATGGCTTCTTGAACATCTGTCTggagcccagggagcagggataAGTTTTATGTTCTTTTGCAAGATATAATAAGGCTATCAGCTTTCACTCCTCATAGCTGTACCACACTTTGTTGGTTCATGCAAGCTTCATTTTGTCAAACATAGGCTTATTCAGCAAGACAGCTGACCAGCTTCTGTCTCCTTGTGACTTGTAGCTGATCCTCCCTGAATGCATGAAGCTGCTTCCTGTGTACTTGAATTGTGTGTTGAAGAGCGACGTCCTTCAGCCTGGTCCGGAGGTCACAACGGATGACCGTGCCTACATTCGGCAGTTAGTGACATCCATGGATGTCGCcgaaacaaatgttttcttttatcccAGGCTTTTGCCCCTGGTGAGTAATTCAAGATGTTCTTACCGCTTGAGACTTGCTCTTGTCTTGACTTGTCTTAAGGACTGGCATTTATTTGTTAGCAAGGGAAAGTGATTTGAGAAGTATTTGGGATCTGCCATCTGCGGGGATATTTCACTTAATTTCACTCGGTGATAGATGCATTACTGGATCTTGTAAACTTGCTGGAGGATgcttttttcctgagctgtgaGCATATGAACAGTGGCAAAGACACTTTTGATCCTTTCatagtcttttttaaaaagtcctaAAGCTTCTTACAACTTTTTGTAGTAattttcatcactgaatggcAACTCTACATACCGTTCTGACTTTTCAGTAGCATAGTTGCTGGAATAATACTAAAAACTAATTACATTCCTAGTCCAGGAGGTTATATTGGAACTTCAGAGTAATTTCACAGAAGCCTTGTGTTCTCTTTTGCTGACCAAGAATCTCTCTGTGTCACATTCAGTAAGAAAACTAAGCTAAGGAAGATGATACCACAGTCACAGCTACTGTAGTCTTATGAgtcctaaaaatgaaaaaatcattgGGGTCTTAGTGGCAGAAATTTTCAGGACTTCGTAAGATGTTCTTGTTTTATAaccttgattttattttactgattttaatttttatttcactctaAAACAGACCAAAGCAGATGTTGACAGTGATTCCTTGCCAGCAGCCATTCGGAACTCAGAGGAGCGTCTCTCCAAGGGTGATATATACCTGCTGGAGAATGGGCTGAACATCTTTGTGTGGGTGGGAGTCAGCGTGCAGCAAGGCCTGATCCAGAACCTCTTTGGAGTGTCATCCTTCGGTCAGATTAGCAACACCTTGGTGAGCTGGATGGCAGTGTGGGAGCTACTGTCTGTGATAGTCAcccaaaacttaaaaaacaatGAGAAAGCCAGTTGAGAAAATAGCGTTACATTTTTCATACTGGGAACAAGAGAAGCACAGATATGTGAAACTAGTGGAAATGTCCCTAGTCTGGGCATGCTGGGCGTGCTTTTGCCTACGTTTACTTGGCAAGCCACATCACTAACAGTGAAGAGAACAGTTGATAACTAAATGGAACAAATAAATGACCTTTAATTCTGATATCATGTTATATTCTCTTTTAAGTAGTTGAGGTCAAAGAGATTGTATGTTAATGGGGGTAGATATGTCCATACCCTTATATAATATGACGAAACTGCTGAGTTTTATTTAATGTTGCTGTACTTCACATGACTAATGGGGATTGGATATCTTTCATTCCAGAGTGCCCTGCCTGTCTTGGAAAACCCCTTTTCAAAGAAAGTACGATCTATTGTTGACATGCTTCAAGGGCAGAGATCCCGCTACATGAAGGTAAAAATGCTGTCCCCCATTCACAGCTTTAAATCCCCTTCCCTTTTTGTAGAGCAGGTGATACCTGGTAATGCTACAGTGCTGAACTTATTCTTCCCAATCTCATAAATGTGATTCAAAGTTTTCaaggatctgaaaaaaaaaatgtcactaGTTTTCTGCTTATCATAGTTCTAAAACTAATTTCTTCAGACCTATTACAACATACTACTCTGCAAACCACATATgtggtatttttcttctatttagaAAGGATTTAGACTTAACCCAGTTGATTTACAGGAGTCAAAGTACATAAGCCATATACGCCAGGATTCTGGTTATCTGTCTTTGGGTTTTTGAGCCATTggctttttgctcttttttccccaagaagaATAATTCTACTACCTACTCactgttggttttgttcttgttttgttttgtttgtttgttcgtttgttttgTAGTTGATAATTGTGAAGCAAGAAGATAAGCTGGAAATGCTGTTCAAACACTTTCTAGTGGAGGACAAGAGCCTGAGTGGGGGGGCTTCATATGTGGACTTCCTGTGTCACATGCACAAGGAGATTCGGCAGCTACTGAGCTAGAGGAGTGAGTGGTGCTGGAACtcagcagtgacatttcagtCTCCACTAATGACCTGATCAGAAGGCCCAGCGCCCTCAAAAAGGACAACATAGAAATCTGTACAATtccataatttttaa
It includes:
- the SEC24C gene encoding protein transport protein Sec24C isoform X4 — translated: MSVNQQAHTGPPYGQPQPGYQGYQQPAYGGQSLPGVPRSQYGAYNGPMPEYQQPVPPQGSLRAPPTSGAPPPVSGASHPSGHLAYSQFDHGDVQNGIPASAAPMQRPPASQPFLPGSGSTPVSQPSAFQQYGPPPASVQQLSNHMAGMTIGTATASAPPPAGLGYGPPTSVPPVSGSFSPPGSGLYTPYSATQGPPPTSVPQGLPVAQPPFPGQTVSTQRLPTQVPGFAPPPPSTGVGPSSYPPTTGAPRPPAMPGPPLPGQTLAGPPSSQPNHVTSPPPPSAMAGLHPGPPMSGLHGPPPPTHPPQPGYQMQQNGSFGQMRGPQPNYGGAYPGTPNYGSPPGPPPPPKRLDPDSIPSPIQVIEDDRSNRGSEPFVTGARGQVPPLVTTNFLVKDQGNASPRYIRCTSYNIPCTSDMAKQSQVPLAAVIKPLATLPPEETLPYLVDHGESGPVRCNRCKAYMCPFMQFIEGGRRFQCCFCSCVTEVPPHYFQHLDHTGKRVDFYDRPELSLGSYEFLATVDYCKNNKFPSPPAFIFMIDVSYNAVKSGLVRLICEELKSLLDYLPREGNMEESAIRVGFVTYNKVLHFYNVKSSLAQPQMMVVSDVADMFVPLLDGFLVNVNESRTVITSLLDQIPEMFADTRETETVFAPVIQAGLEALKAAECAGKLFIFHTSLPIAEAPGKLKNRDDRKLINTDKEKTLFQPQTSFYNNLAKDCVAQGCCVDLFLFPNQYLDVATLGVVPYQTGGSIYKYAYFQLETDQDRFLNDLRRDVQKEVGFDAVMRVRTSTGIRATDFFGAFYMSNTTDVEMAGLDCDKTITVEFKHDDKLSEDSGALLQCALLYTSCAGQRRLRIHNLSLNCCTQLADLYRNCETDTLINYLAKYAYRGVLNSPVKTVRDALINQCAQILACYRKNCASPSSAGQLILPECMKLLPVYLNCVLKSDVLQPGPEVTTDDRAYIRQLVTSMDVAETNVFFYPRLLPLTKADVDSDSLPAAIRNSEERLSKGDIYLLENGLNIFVWVGVSVQQGLIQNLFGVSSFGQISNTLSALPVLENPFSKKVRSIVDMLQGQRSRYMKLIIVKQEDKLEMLFKHFLVEDKSLSGGASYVDFLCHMHKEIRQLLS
- the SEC24C gene encoding protein transport protein Sec24C isoform X3, with translation MSVNQQAHTGPPYGQPQPGYQGYQQPAYGGQSLPGVPRSQYGAYNGPMPEYQQPVPPQGSLRAPPTSGAPPPVSGASHPSGHLAYSQFDHGDVQNGIPASAAPMQRPPASQPFLPGSGSTPVSQPSAFQQYGPPPASVQQLSNHMAGMTIGTATASAPPPAGLGYGPPTSVPPVSGSFSPPGSGLYTPYSATQGPPPTSVPQGLPVAQPPFPGQTVSTQRLPTQVPGFAPPPPSTGVGPSSYPPTTGAPRPPAMPGPPLPGQTLAGPPSSQPNHVTSPPPPSAMAGLHPGPPMSGLHGPPPPTHPPQPGYQMQQNGSFGQMRGPQPNYGGAYPGTPNYGSPPGPPPPPKRLDPDSIPSPQLNELPPQQKPRHRIDPDAIPSPIQVIEDDRSNRGSEPFVTGARGQVPPLVTTNFLVKDQGNASPRYIRCTSYNIPCTSDMAKQSQVPLAAVIKPLATLPPEETLPYLVDHGESGPVRCNRCKAYMCPFMQFIEGGRRFQCCFCSCVTEVPPHYFQHLDHTGKRVDFYDRPELSLGSYEFLATVDYCKNNKFPSPPAFIFMIDVSYNAVKSGLVRLICEELKSLLDYLPREGNMEESAIRVGFVTYNKVLHFYNVKSSLAQPQMMVVSDVADMFVPLLDGFLVNVNESRTVITSLLDQIPEMFADTRETETVFAPVIQAGLEALKAAECAGKLFIFHTSLPIAEAPGKLKNRDDRKLINTDKEKTLFQPQTSFYNNLAKDCVAQGCCVDLFLFPNQYLDVATLGVVPYQTGGSIYKYAYFQLETDQDRFLNDLRRDVQKEVGFDAVMRVRTSTGIRATDFFGAFYMSNTTDVEMAGLDCDKTITVEFKHDDKLSEDSGALLQCALLYTSCAGQRRLRIHNLSLNCCTQLADLYRNCETDTLINYLAKYAYRGVLNSPVKTVRDALINQCAQILACYRKNCASPSSAGQLILPECMKLLPVYLNCVLKSDVLQPGPEVTTDDRAYIRQLVTSMDVAETNVFFYPRLLPLTKADVDSDSLPAAIRNSEERLSKGDIYLLENGLNIFVWVGVSVQQGLIQNLFGVSSFGQISNTLSALPVLENPFSKKVRSIVDMLQGQRSRYMKLIIVKQEDKLEMLFKHFLVEDKSLSGGASYVDFLCHMHKEIRQLLS